AGCGGGTTTATAGACTGCCTGCCTCTCATTGCAGGATCTTCATAGTTTTTAGCAATAAAAATCTTTTCAGCCTCTTCAAAAGAAATTTTTCTGGTTGGATCATCAATCAAATCAATTTGTACTTGCGATAATCCATTATAAAATTGATTATTTCCAAAGCCGTATATTCTTTCTTTAATCAAAAGAATCTGGTATTTTCTTTGGTTTTCTAAATCCCATTTGCAATTTCCAAGTTGATTTAAAACGATCAAGAAATCTCTTAAGCGCTCAGGATTTCTCAGAGTTGTTGTTATTGACCATGTTTTTTTCATATTAATATTATTAGTTTACTTTACAATAAAAAATACGCTCTGCGTTACCATCGCCATTGCTCTTTCCAGTACTGAAGGCCTTGTAATCTCTTTCAAAAATTTCAACCTCCCCTTTATTTAACAATATTTGCAAAATATCATTATCACTCATTCTGGCATTTGAACGTCCATCTTTAGAATCGCCTGTATTATTATAAGAAAATAGAATATGTTTACAATTTGCATTTTTAATTAAGTCATCAAATGCTTGAATGGCATTTTTTAGACAATATGAACTTTTGATGTGTGAACGATCCATTTTTTTAGCTACACCCTCAACTGTTGGTTTTTTCCATTGCGCTACATTTTCTAATAAATGATACGCATCAGAATATTGACGAGAATTGTATGGCGGATCAATATAAAGAACATCGCAAGTAATTTGTCTAATCAAAATATTTGCATTCTCTTTATAAACCTCATTATTTCCATTATTTAGATAATCAATATCGGGGACTAATAACTTTATGGGTTGCAACATATCCAAATCTTTACGAAAAGCGTCATAATGTCCAACTGTATTTGCAACTTTATCTATAGCGTAAATTAAGGAACAGATAAGAATATTTTTTACTCCCTCTATTTTCTCTATTTTCTCTATCTCTTCGCGAATAGCCCCAATTTTTCTGGCATTTTCCAAAGAAAAATAATTATTTCCAAAGTGCTCTGAAAAATAATTGTCTTGTTCAACTTGTAAGTTGTTAAGATAATGTATCTTTTCTGCAATATCTCTGACATTTATTCTTGTGCCAAGAAATGCTCTTAGACACACGTAATTGCTATATAGAAAATCATTAGAAATAACTCTTATTTCTGGTTTATTAAATCTTTCGCCAACAACACCGGTGCCAGCAAAAATATCGCAAAATGACTTAATACTACTGCATTTTTCTATAACAATATCTTCAATAAAACCGAGTAATTTATATTTATTGCCTAAGTATCTTCTGTTGTGTAATTGGAAAGTATCTGCCTTAGCTTTAAGAAAGCGAAGATACGGTCTGTTAATTTTTTTTATGTTTGCATTATAAAGAGGCTTATCTATTTCCAATAGGTCAAACAAGGTAGTTTGAATCCCATCTGAAACATAATCAAGGCCGTTGTCTGAATCTTTTAAGTTTAAGTAAAAACTATAATGCTTGTTTTCAGAAATAATAATAAAATCAATTACAGGGACACCCATTATTTCTCCTGCTTGCACAATCCTTGTAACAATTCGCTGATCTTTTTCACTTGGTATGGAATTACCGGATGGGTGGTTATGGACTAAAATTATACTTGACGCATTTAATTCAGTTGCTGGATAAAAAATTTCTCTCGGATGGATTAGTGTTTTATCAAGTAAACCCACACTGACAATATCTTTTTTTATTAAAACATTTCTTGCATTGAGATAGAGGCAAATCAAATATTCCTTTTTTTTATCTCCTAAATCATAAGTCAAAGCATAAGCATCATTTGAGTTTCTGATAACAACGTCTCTGTCTTTATTCTCTTCATAGAATCTTTTCACCAAAGAAATTGCTGAAATAATTTGTAAAGCTTTAGCTTGCCCAATTCCTGAAATCTCTAATAAGTCATCAACAGTAATAGTTAGAAAATTCTTGCTAAATCTCCTAATAATATGTTCTGAAAGTTGCCTGACATTTTTACCTTTTATTCCACTGCCCAATATAATTGCTAAAAGATCGCTTTTAGAAAGTGCATCTGCACCTTTTTGTATAAATAGCTCTCTTGGGCGGTCAACCTTTGGAATATCTTTAATTTTCTGCATTTTTACTATCCTGTTTAAACTGTATTTTTATATTACAAATCCCCATTTCCATTATAACATAACTATCATGACCCGTCCATTGAGCTGTTCACTTCAACAAGCGGTTCAGATAGTCAAGTGCGCGATTTAAGGTGCCGGCTATATTGTTTTACAGAGCAGATGATTTTATAAACTATCTATATTTTAATGTCTTCTGTACAATCTGAATCTTCCTCTTGTTTTTTCATTATTGTTGCTTCCTGCCGTATTAAACCATAACAGTGGAGTTAACTTCATGAGCATTAAATATCTTTTGCGAAGGTGTAATAATTCTCAAACACTGGAAAAAATGAACCCTTTTGTCTATTGTTATACTTATGGCGGCCTGTAAAACCCCGTCTCTCCTAAAGTATGACAAGGCCAAAACTAGACAAAATGATTGAGATACTAAGCTGTTCTCTGTCATAGACCTTTATAGTCTTCATATTTGTATTGATGTTTTCTATACAATAGTGTATTGTAAAGGCATATAAGGAGGTGTCATATGGCACAGACAAAAGGGAAAGAAGCCGTATCAATCAACATACGAGCCAAAACGCAACAACGCGATCTTATAGACCAAGCTGCCGAACGGCTTGGCCGTAGCCGCTCAGATTTTATGCTTAGCGTTGCGTGCCGTGAAGCGGAGGACGTGCTGCTTGACCAGGCATTTTTCATGGTCAACGCTGGCACTTTCGCCGCGTTTCAGGCAATGCTTGATGAGCCACTACCGCCGACCGACAGGCTACGCCGATTACTAAAGACGAAAGCCCCTTGGGACAAATGACGACGTTTGTTCTAACACCCCCATTACCAATTTCAGCCGCTCATGTCCTTGATGGTTTTGAATGCGGAGAGCCGTCACTGGATGAATGGCTGAAAAAGCGGGCACTCAAAAACCATGCTTCAGGAGCCTCACGTTGCTTTGTTGTTTGCCACGGTGCGGATGTAATCGGTTATTATAGCTTGTCAGCAGGAGCAATCAGGCATGAATCAGTAACTAAGGCTATGCGGCACAATATGCCCGATCCATTGCCGGTGCTACTGCTTGGCCGGTTGGCGATTGACCAGCGTTATCATAATCAAGGACTTGGCCGCGCACTGTTACGCGATGCCATGATTAGAGCCGTCAACGTTTCCAGCGATGCGGGTATTTTTGCGCTCATGGTTCATGCGTTATCAGAACAAGCCAAACGTTTCTATCTATCACGCGGTTTTGTAGAGTCCCCGTTGCAACCTACGACCCTTATGATGACTTTGGCAACAGTGCGCTCTATTTTGGCCGAATCGGATTGACAGCGTATAACGCTTAAAACGATTGAAGGAGGCTCTAAATAGGATTTTTCACGTATCCGAAATGCACGGCTTCGGCGGTTCACGCTCGACCGGATAATTACGATTCTTGAAAAACTTTCAGTTAACGGTTAGGGACGACCCAGGGCAAACGCATTTCATTTTTTCTAAAAAATCTTTTTTATCGGGGAACTACATTTCCTATATCGGATATCGGGTATAATTCTAAACTTTCTTTAATAACTCAGACGTGATATACTACCCGTTGTATCATGAAGCTTAATCCTGTTGACAGCATTGTCTATGTTTTAATGAAGTTGTTAAAAAGATTCTTTGACAGCAGATTATGTGGTATTGAGTATTTTGAACCAACGTTAACCAGAAGGATTTTAATCATCTCCTCAACCGCTTTGGGTGACACGCTGCTTTCCACACCTGCAATAGCAGCCGTAAGAAGACGCTACCCTGAGGCAGCAATTTTTGCTCTTATTCATACAAATTACATGGAGCTCGTTGCCACTAACCCCCATATTGATGAGTTTATCCCATATTATGGCGGATACAAAAAATTTTTAGAAACCACATTACGTCTCCGTAAGCTCAAACCAGACACAGCATTTATACTGCATGGCAATGAACCGCAGGCAACCCCTTTGGCATATCTTGCCGGAGCAAGATTTATCTTTAAAATACCGATTCCGTCTCAGTACGGTTTTTTATTAAGTAATCACACAAACGGCTTTACTGACAGCCCGTGGCAACATCACGCCATATCGGTTCGGCTGAAGACCGCCTCATTTGCCGGTTGCAAAGAGGATGATCTTAAAATGGTGCTGCCAGTAAGCGCTCAAGACTCAGACACTGTAAAACATCTGTTTCACAAACTTGGATTTGAAAGCAGACATGTTTTAATAGGTCTTCAGCCGGGAGCCGCTCTTAGCTACAAAATGTGGCCACAGAGTAATTTCACCTCTCTTGGCAAAAAACTCGTTGAACTTATACCTGATGTCAGAATAGTAGTTACCGGCTCAAAAGCAGAAAGAGCACTGTGCACAAAAATTGCCACCGATATTGGCCAAAAAGCTGTGCCGGTTTGCGGAGAGCTTCCGTTAAGATTACTTGGAGCGCTTATTAAAGAGTTGACAGTCCTTATAACTAATGACACCGGCACAATGCACGTGGCAATAGCCGTTGGCACTAAAACCGTGTCCCTGTTTTGCCCGTCAAACCACTGGGGAGTAGGCAGAGCATATGATTTTCACCTTCATAAGGTAATCTACAAAGAGCGCCCATGTGACCCGTGCATTACAAAAAAATGTAAAAATCCCCACTGTATGGAGCAAATCAGCTTAGAGGATGTTTTTTCAGCCGTAAAGGAGCTTCTTGGCAAAGATAGCTATATATAATTTGACAACCACTACTAAAGCCGGAGGCGTAGAGACTTTCGTCTGGGGCATTGCACGCGGGCTTGCAACACTAGGACATGAAGTTCATATCTATGGCGGTAAGTCAAATGATAACTTTCCTGAAACTGATGGTGTTACGGTCTTCACATACCCATATCTTAACAGGGAGTTGATACCGTTTGTGGGGTCGCGTCTCAGGAAATTTATAGAGCGCCTTTCGTTTGCTTTTTTTGCCATTTCCCCTCTTATCAAACGCTCTTACGATATAATATACATACATAAGTCTTTTGATTTGCCGGCTGCCCTCTATATCCGCCTGAGGACTGGCGCAAGGGTGTTTTTCCATAGCCATGGGACAGAGTTTTTCCCTGGATTTGGTAGCCTTGTAAGACGGGTCGATAAGTTTTTTTCTTGTAGCCAGTTTAATGCCGCTTCAGTGGAAAAGAGAACTGGAATTAATCCCGTTGTTATTTATAATGGGGTAGATACGGATTTTTTTAAGCCCTCAGAGCCTGATGAAAATTTCGTAAAGCAATATTGTTCCCATGGTGAAAAGATTCTTATCACAGTTTGCAGACTGGTTGGATGGAAAGGAGTACAATATGCTATAGCGGCATTGCCGGAAATTTTAACTAAACACAGGGTTAAATATTTGATAATTGGAGACGGAGAGTTTAGAAAATCTTTGGAAAGAAAGGCTCAGGATCTAAAGGTTGACGGCGATGTTGTATTTTTAGGTAAAATAGCCAACAAAGATATGCCGCTGTACTATCATCTTGCCAGTGTTGCGGTGTATCCAAGTGTTGCCGATGAAACTTTTGGAATATCTATAGCAGAGGCTATGTCTTGTGGGGTGCCTGTTGTGGCAACTCGGGTTGGAGGAATTCCTGAGGTGCTCTCAGACGATGCCGGAGTGCTTATCCCTCCAAGAGATGAACATGCCCTCGGTAGCGCCGTTAACGCTCTGCTTTCTGACAGTTCATTAGCTGCTTCAACGGGAAAAAATGGCAGACAGCGGTGTCTGGATAATTTTAGCTGGAACACTGTCACAGACAGATTTGATAAGGAGGCACAAATCAGTGGTTAAGCGGGTAGTAATGGTATCACCGCCATTTCATTCTGTTCCTCCGCTTAAGGGAGCAGCCGTTGAGATGTGGATGTGTGAAGTCTCAAAGAGAATTTTATCGTTTGAACCGCATATAATTTCCATATCTGCCCCGTACTACCCGGACTATGAGTACAGGGATGGTGTATATCATCACAGAGTGCACTTTGGAACGCTATACAAACGGTTGTTTCAAAAACTGACCCGTTTCGATCCGTTTTCGTACTCTAAGCGTGTTTTAAAAATAATTCATAAACTAAATCCACAAATCGTTCATCTGCATAACTCTGTTAAGTGGTTTTTACCAGTGATAAAATCCCTCTATGGAACGGCAACTAAAACCGTGCTGCATCTTCAAAATGAGTACCCTGTGGAGAGTGCGCTCAGTGTTGACGCTTTTTGGGGCTGTAGCAGCTATCTGATGAACCATTACAACACTTCATTAATAGATGCAGGTACCAGTGAGTGTATTTATAACGGCGTGGATTTAGATAAGTACAGGTATTTTAAGGATGTTCCTGAGGACAGAGAATATGTACGGCGGCGGTTTAACATAAAATCAGATGATTTTGTCGTCTTATATGTAGGACGGGTATCAGCCGAAAAGGGTGTTGAGCACATACTGGAGGCGGCAGTTTCTTTTCGGGATAGCGAAAATGTAAAGTTTTTTATAGTAGGAGAGCTTTCTGAAGGGGATTTAAGCAGCAGCAGGGTAAGGTATGGTATTGAAATGTTAAAGGCAGCTGAAGCTTTGGGCGGAAAGGTGGGTTTTACAGGAGTATTTCCTCCGCAAAAGATGCACCTTCTGTATCTTTTGGGAGATGTGCTGGTGCTTCCTTCAAATTTTAATGATCCTTTTCCGTTTGTTGTGTTAGAGGCTATGGCAACTGGTTTACCGGTAATTGTGCGAAAAAAGGGCGGTGTCCTGGATTATATCAAAGATAAAGAAAACGGTCTGTTCATTGATGAAACTAACATAAGCGGAAGTATTTCAAAAATTATAGGGGATCTTATTAAAGACAGTGGGTTACGAGAGCGCATAGGACTCAGCGGGCGCAAGACCGCAGAGGAGCGTTTCAGTTGGCAGCGCATATCGAGAGATTGTGAAGATGGGTATCAGAGACTTTTTGAATAAAGGAGGAATTAGAAGTCAATATGGGAAACAGATATGAAGAGGCACAGGTGGATGTGCGCACACTGGTTGGGGAGATTGTGGCAGAGTTTATGCCGGAGCTTATAAACACAAGGATAAAGGTGCTTTTTGACCTTAAAAAGAGAATGAGCCGTGGCTCACTGGTAATCAGCAGACTTCAGAAATGCAGCGACCTGCTCAGATTTCTCACCAAAGACGAGGCCGGAGGCGGCGAGGGCTATGATTTTATATTGTACCTTGATAAAGTAACCATAAACGCTGTTGACAGAGACGATAAGATTAGAATCATACGGCATCAGTTGCGCCACATTGAGATGGACATTGAAAACCCTGAAAATCCCTACAAAATGGTGCACCCTGATGTGAGGGATTTTTTTATAGAGCTGGAACTTAACAAACACGACATTCGATGGGCAGAAAGGGTTTCTGAGGTGGCAGCCTCCCTTTATGAGGCTAAAACTGAGGCAGAGGCAAAACTCTGATGTTAGACAGCCTCCGACAAATGTCTGATAGTAATAGTTTCGTAAAAGATGAGATTACCACGTCGCTGCCGCTCCTCGTAATGACGGAGAAGGGAATGCCGCATCTGTTCACTATCAGGGACAACACGCACAGCCCCCAGCCGTCATTGCGAGCGCAGCGTCGCAATCTCAGCCTTTAAGGTAAAAGTCGACAGTGAAAGATGTTCAGGAGGGAATAAAGCTGCAATTTATTTGAATTTGCGGCGATTTTAGGTAACAGTGAAATTAGATAGAAAAGCAAAACACGTCCTTGCTGTGGCTGGCGGCAAAGGAGGCGTAGGCAAAAGCATATTTTCCATTACACTTGCCACGTTGCTCTCTGGTATGGATAACTCCGTATGTCTTGTAGATTTAGACCTTGGAGGGGCCAATCTTCACACATACATGGGCGTTATGGGTAAAACTATGTCATTAGCCCATTTCATTCAGAAAAAAGTAAAAACCCTTCAGGATGTTGTAACAGAGACACGTGTTAAAAATCTGACTCTGATAAGCGGCGTACATTATTTGCCTTCAATGTCAAACCCGGCTTCAACAATTAAGGCAAAGCTGCTTAAACACATACGAGCGCTTGATGTGGACTTTGTGATAATAGACCTGGGTGCCGGTATGGATTTAAGCACGATGGATTTTTTTATAAATTCCGATAAAGGATTTATAGTTACAGTGCCTGAGCCCGGGGCTGTTATGAATGCCTACAGGTTTATAAAGGGATCGCTTTACAGGAAACTTCGCGGGGTGTTTAAAAACCATGCCGAGTTAGGGCCCGTTATTGAGACAATGTCAGAGACGTCAACCTATGATGATTCCCTTATGCTTAACTGGTTTATAGAGAAAGTGCTGAACACTGACCCAGAGGTGTA
The Nitrospirota bacterium genome window above contains:
- a CDS encoding glycosyltransferase family 9 protein → MKLNPVDSIVYVLMKLLKRFFDSRLCGIEYFEPTLTRRILIISSTALGDTLLSTPAIAAVRRRYPEAAIFALIHTNYMELVATNPHIDEFIPYYGGYKKFLETTLRLRKLKPDTAFILHGNEPQATPLAYLAGARFIFKIPIPSQYGFLLSNHTNGFTDSPWQHHAISVRLKTASFAGCKEDDLKMVLPVSAQDSDTVKHLFHKLGFESRHVLIGLQPGAALSYKMWPQSNFTSLGKKLVELIPDVRIVVTGSKAERALCTKIATDIGQKAVPVCGELPLRLLGALIKELTVLITNDTGTMHVAIAVGTKTVSLFCPSNHWGVGRAYDFHLHKVIYKERPCDPCITKKCKNPHCMEQISLEDVFSAVKELLGKDSYI
- a CDS encoding DUF1778 domain-containing protein, yielding MAQTKGKEAVSINIRAKTQQRDLIDQAAERLGRSRSDFMLSVACREAEDVLLDQAFFMVNAGTFAAFQAMLDEPLPPTDRLRRLLKTKAPWDK
- a CDS encoding glycosyltransferase, with protein sequence MVKRVVMVSPPFHSVPPLKGAAVEMWMCEVSKRILSFEPHIISISAPYYPDYEYRDGVYHHRVHFGTLYKRLFQKLTRFDPFSYSKRVLKIIHKLNPQIVHLHNSVKWFLPVIKSLYGTATKTVLHLQNEYPVESALSVDAFWGCSSYLMNHYNTSLIDAGTSECIYNGVDLDKYRYFKDVPEDREYVRRRFNIKSDDFVVLYVGRVSAEKGVEHILEAAVSFRDSENVKFFIVGELSEGDLSSSRVRYGIEMLKAAEALGGKVGFTGVFPPQKMHLLYLLGDVLVLPSNFNDPFPFVVLEAMATGLPVIVRKKGGVLDYIKDKENGLFIDETNISGSISKIIGDLIKDSGLRERIGLSGRKTAEERFSWQRISRDCEDGYQRLFE
- a CDS encoding glycosyltransferase family 4 protein, which codes for MAKIAIYNLTTTTKAGGVETFVWGIARGLATLGHEVHIYGGKSNDNFPETDGVTVFTYPYLNRELIPFVGSRLRKFIERLSFAFFAISPLIKRSYDIIYIHKSFDLPAALYIRLRTGARVFFHSHGTEFFPGFGSLVRRVDKFFSCSQFNAASVEKRTGINPVVIYNGVDTDFFKPSEPDENFVKQYCSHGEKILITVCRLVGWKGVQYAIAALPEILTKHRVKYLIIGDGEFRKSLERKAQDLKVDGDVVFLGKIANKDMPLYYHLASVAVYPSVADETFGISIAEAMSCGVPVVATRVGGIPEVLSDDAGVLIPPRDEHALGSAVNALLSDSSLAASTGKNGRQRCLDNFSWNTVTDRFDKEAQISG
- a CDS encoding DNA adenine methylase; the encoded protein is MGVPVIDFIIISENKHYSFYLNLKDSDNGLDYVSDGIQTTLFDLLEIDKPLYNANIKKINRPYLRFLKAKADTFQLHNRRYLGNKYKLLGFIEDIVIEKCSSIKSFCDIFAGTGVVGERFNKPEIRVISNDFLYSNYVCLRAFLGTRINVRDIAEKIHYLNNLQVEQDNYFSEHFGNNYFSLENARKIGAIREEIEKIEKIEGVKNILICSLIYAIDKVANTVGHYDAFRKDLDMLQPIKLLVPDIDYLNNGNNEVYKENANILIRQITCDVLYIDPPYNSRQYSDAYHLLENVAQWKKPTVEGVAKKMDRSHIKSSYCLKNAIQAFDDLIKNANCKHILFSYNNTGDSKDGRSNARMSDNDILQILLNKGEVEIFERDYKAFSTGKSNGDGNAERIFYCKVN
- a CDS encoding GNAT family N-acetyltransferase — encoded protein: MTTFVLTPPLPISAAHVLDGFECGEPSLDEWLKKRALKNHASGASRCFVVCHGADVIGYYSLSAGAIRHESVTKAMRHNMPDPLPVLLLGRLAIDQRYHNQGLGRALLRDAMIRAVNVSSDAGIFALMVHALSEQAKRFYLSRGFVESPLQPTTLMMTLATVRSILAESD
- a CDS encoding P-loop NTPase, which produces MKLDRKAKHVLAVAGGKGGVGKSIFSITLATLLSGMDNSVCLVDLDLGGANLHTYMGVMGKTMSLAHFIQKKVKTLQDVVTETRVKNLTLISGVHYLPSMSNPASTIKAKLLKHIRALDVDFVIIDLGAGMDLSTMDFFINSDKGFIVTVPEPGAVMNAYRFIKGSLYRKLRGVFKNHAELGPVIETMSETSTYDDSLMLNWFIEKVLNTDPEVYPLVMEVSESFDPFLVLNRIGQQESSRLVTSLINHCFTKYGVKLNYVGNIPDVREISGYLLDIPSFLQAKSGAAFTSAVKSIVRTFLLSFHDSKVITERLQMKSEYNDSEIEELSCIIDKLSSDFFIGSSKKLWKLRLFFKPLDVVRYLISKGVKEEIFFEVKHGAFFRSADMKETPK